The Terriglobales bacterium region CCTGCCCATGCTGAAGCATTTCCTGGATTACAACCAGGTCACGAATCATCGGATCTTCGACGCCGCAGAATCGCCCCTGGACCGGCTGCCGGGGCCGTACGACCTGATCTACAGCTTTTTCAGCATCGGATTCCACTGGTCGGTGGAGTTCTATCTCGACGACCTAACGCCGCTGATGGGCAAGAGCGGCGTTTTGATCTGCACGCTGAACAAACACTTTCGTCCGTTCGCCCGGCTGCGGGAGTTCTCGGCGCGCGTCCTTTCCTGCCGCGACATCAAGAAGAGGGCGGCGCCGCTGCGGCTGCTGGCGATCAGCAGGAGCGAGCTGGCGGAGGTGGGGATGACGGTGGCGCAGGCGTTCCCGGACTGACAGCCGGAGATTCAGGTCTTCTGCGTGGCGAGGCGAAGCAAGCGGACGGCGGGGTAGAGCCAGCGAAGTCCACGCGGCAGGCGCAAGAAACTCCAATCGGCGATAGTCGGGGTGATGGCGTAGCGCGCGGCATAGGCCAGGCGATCGGCAGCGGAATCGAGGGTGGCGGCGACAAGCCGGTGCTCGGCGCGGTCTTCCAGGCCGGGTTGGTTCAACTGCGCGATGTAATCCTTCATGTGCCCGGCAACGGTCAAGGCCTGGGGATCGTGGGCGATCTCGTGGCGCATGGCGTCGGGCAGTGGCGCGCCCATCCATCCTGAGAGGACCAGAGCAACGCGCACCATGCGCATCATGCGCATGCGCCGGGCTTCGGAGCGGATGTAATCCCAGTCGAGCTGCGACCGGCGCAGGAGCGCGGCCAGGTCTGCCACCCAGGCAAGACGCGCCCAGGCATGCTTGGTGCCGTGGACGACCAGCATCAGGAAGTCGTCCTCCGGCGACAAGGCCGGCACATCGCGCTCGCTAATGCGGATGTTGCAGGAGCGGGCGAACAATTTGTCGATGTCGAAGAGCGCGCCGAACTGGCGTGGCGCGAATTGCCAATGAAGCTCCACGTGGACGCGGTCGTCCGACATCGGATATTCGCAGCCGTTCCGCAGGTGGGAGCGCAATTGCCATGGATCCAGCCCGAGCCCGCTGTAACCGATCCTGCGCAGCGCCAGGATGGCCGGCAGTACGTCGGCTGGACGGAATACGAGATCGAGATCGCAGTATTCGCGGCCGGCGAAGTCTCCGTAGAGGCGTTGGGCCAAGGCCGGACCTTTGAAAGCGAGCGCCGGCGGAAGCGCGTCAAGCAACCGGAGGAGCTCGGACGTCAGGACCAGCGAGCGTCTCAGGTTCTGCTGGAAACGCTCTTCCAAGGCAGGCCGAAGGCCGGGGGCATTGCGATAGAGCTGAGGGGCGAGCCCGTGCCGGACGGCGAAGGCGAGTTCCGCTGTGCTCAAGGGAACGGCCGGGCCGCGCGCGCATTCGGCGATGGCGTCGAGGCGGATGGGGTCGTCGATGGAAGTAGTGACGATGAAACATATTCTAATCGGTGTCGGGACTGCCGTCCCTCCGCGGGGCGGCGTTTGCAGTGCGAGCATCCGTAAGGTCCTTCGGTCATCCGTTGAAACGGACTCCCTCAGGATGACAAGTCATGGAATGAGATTCAGTCGGCGGTGGCGCTTGCGGTAGAGGGCGGCCCCGCCACGCGGGCCCTCAAAAGCGGCACGAGCCAGAGCAGCAGGCGCGAGAGCATCAGCATGGCGAAGATGGCGGCGTAGGTCTGGGGACGGATGGTGACCCGCTTGACCAGCCAGACGAAGTGGATGACGCCGGCGAGCGCGCTGAGGTAGATCAGGCGATGCAGGGCCTGCCAGCGCTTGCCGCCGAGGCGGGCGATCCAGCCGCGGGTCGAGGTGAGCGCCAGGGGCAGCATGAGCACGAACCCAGTGAAGCCGGCGGTGATGAAGGGGCGCTTGTAGACGTCGGGGACCATGCCGGCGAAGTTGAAGTTCTGGTCGAGCCAGACGTAGGTGGTCAGATGCAGGCAGCCGTAGAAGAAGGCGAACAGGCCGAGCATGCGGCGGAAGCGGACCAACTCGGAGACGCCGGTGAGCTTGCGCAGCGGGGTGATGGCGAGCGTCGCCATCAGGAAGACCAGGATCCACTCGCCGGTGGAGCGAGTGATGAACTCGATGGGATTGGCGCCCAGAGTGCCGTGTACGCCTCTCCAGAGCAAACGAACGAGCGGGCCCAGAGAGGCGAGAAAGAGCACGGTCTTCAGAATGGTGATGCGTCGCATGTTTATGAGAAGCAGGTCCCTCACCGCTGAAGCGGTTCGGGATGACACTCGCTAATAATACTTCCTCAGGTCCATGCCGCTGTACAGTCCGGCGACCTCGCTGTAGCCGTTGAACATCTGGGTATCACGCTTCTTGATAGAGGCGAAGAAGCCGCTGCCGTCGATGCGGCGCTCGGTCTTCTGGCTCCAGCGGGGATGGTCCACGTTGGGATTCACATTGGAATAGAAACCGTACTCGTGGGGCGCGGCCTTGTTCCAAGCGGTCCGGGGCTCGTAGTCCACGAAACGGATCTTGACGATGGACTTGCAGCTCTTGAAGCCGTACTTCCAGGGCAGCACGACGCGGATGGGGGCGCCGTTCTGGTTGGGCAGAGTCTCGCCGTAGAGGCCGAAGCAGAGCAGGGCGAGCGGGTGCATGGCCTCGTCCATGCGCAGGCCTTCGACGTACGGCCAGTCGAGCACCGCCGAGCGCACGCCCGGCATCTGGCCGGGATCGTTCAGGGTGACGAACTCGACGTACTTGGCCTTGGATGCCGGCTCCACCTGCTTGATGAACTCGGAGAGCGAGTAGCCGACCCAGGGGATCACCATGGACCAGCCCTCGACGCAACGGTGGCGGTAGATCCGCTCCTCGAGAGACGCCATCTTCATGATGTCCTCGACCGCGTACTTGCGCGGCTTCTTCACGTAGCCTTCGACGGAGACCGTCCACGGAGAGGGTTTCAGGCGCCAGGCTTCGCGCGCCGGGTCGTCCTTGTTGACGCCGTATTCGTAGAAATTGTTGTAGCTGGTGATGTCCTTGTAGGGGGTCTGCTTCTCGTCGGTGCGGATGGTGGTCTTGAGCCCCGGCAGCTTGGTAGCGGCGAGGACCGGCACGGGCTCCGCCAGCTCCAGCAGCCTGGGCCCGGCAAGCAGGGCGGCGCCCGCTACTCCCAGGCCGGTCATGAACCGGCGGCGGTCCAGATAAGTGCTCTTGGGCGTGATCTCAGACGAAGGTATATCGGAAGGCTTCTTGATCAGCATGGGCCCCCACCAGCTCCATCCATTGTCTATCAGGTCCACTCAATGAGATAGCCCAGAGGGGGAAAAGTTGCAGGCAAACAGGAAAGACGCCCTGAAGGCAGTCTCATTCATACCGCAAGGCCTCGATGGGGTCGAGAGTCGCCGCCTTGCGGGCGGGATAGAAACCGAAGAAGATGCCGACGGCCATGGAGAACACGACCGCGACCGCGATAGCGAACGGCGAGATCAGGACCGGCCAGCCGAAGACGCCGACGATGACCTCGATGGAGACGATGCCGATGACGATGCCGGCGCCGCCGCCGATCAGGCTGAGCATCACCGATTCCAGCAGGAACTGCTTCTGGACGTCGGCATCGGTGGCGCCGATGGCCATGCGGATGCCGATCTCGCGGGTGCGCTCGGTCACGGAGACGAGCATGATGTTCATGATGCCGATGCCGCCGACCAGCAGCGAGACACAGGCGATGGAGAACAGCAGCAGGGTCATGACGCGGTTCTGCTGATCGCGCAACTCGGCCAGGTCGGCGAGATTGCGGACGAAGAAGTCGTCGTCCTGGTCGGGCCGGATGCGGTGCCGGTCGCGCAACAGAGCGGTGATCTGCTGCTGGGCGGTGTAGCTGCCCTCCTTGGAGACCGCGGAAACCATGATGAAGCGCAGCCAGGTGTCGCCCGTCAGTTTCTTCTGGTGGGTGGTGTAGGGGATGACAACGACGTCGTCCTGGTCGTTGCCCATGGCGGCGGAGATGCCCTTGGGCTCGAGCGTGCCGACGACCTTGAACGGCATGTTCTTGATGCGGATGGTCTGGCCGACGGCGTTGGTGGCGCCGAACAGGTTCTTGCGCACCGTGTCCCCGATGACGGCGACGTTGGCGGCCATCTCGACATCTTCGTTGCTGAAAGGAGCACCCTGGGCGAAGGTCCAGTTGCGGATCTCGAAGAATTCCGGGGTGCTGCCGGAGATCTGGGTGCCCCAGTTGTCGTTGCCGAAGACCACTTGCGCGCCGGTGCCGACGCCGGGCGCCGCCAGCTTCACCGCCGGACATTCCTTCATGATGGCCGGTACGTCGGCGTAGACCAGGGTCTTGGTGTTGCCCATGCCCATGTGGATGCCGCCGCGGGTCACTGTCCCGCTGCCGACGAACAGGAGATTGGAACCCATGGCATTGAGCTGTTCCTGGGCTTTCTGCGCGCCACCCTGCCCGATGCCCACCACCGCGATCACGGCCGACACCCCGATGATGATGCCCAGCATGGTGAGGACGGAGCGCATCTTGTTGCGCGCCAGGGCGCGAAGCGCGATGCGCAATGTGGCGAGCAGATCCATCTCAGTCCTCGAGAGTGGGCATGGTCTTGAGCACGTCCGCCGCCCTGGGCCGCGTAACCACCGGTTCGTCCTTGCGGATCTTGCCGTCGCGGAAGATGAGCACGCGGCGGGCGAACTGGGAGATGTCGTGCTCGTGGGTGACCAGGATGATGGTGATGCCGCGCTCGTCGTTCAGCCGCTGAAAGATGTCCATGATCTCGACCGAGGTGCGGCTGTCGAGGTTGCCGGTGGGCTCGTCGGCCAGCACGATGGAAGGCCGGTTCACCAGGGCGCGGGCGATGGCGACGCGCTGTTGCTGTCCCCCGGACATCTGGGAAGGGAAGTGGGCGGTGCGGTCGCCGAGTCCGACCATCTCCAGGGCCTCCAGGGCGCGGCGCGCGCGCTCCGCTTTGTCGAGGCGGGCGTAGATGGTGGGTAGCTCCGTGTTCTCCAGCGCGGTGGTGCGGGCCAGGAGGTTGAATCCCTGGAAGACGAAGCCGATCTTCTGATTGCGGATGACAGCGAGTTCACGCTTGTCGAGGCCGGAGACGTCGGTTCCCTCGAGGAAGTAGCGGCCGCTGCTGGGCTTGTCAAGGCAACCCATCAGGTTCATGAAGGTGG contains the following coding sequences:
- the msrP gene encoding protein-methionine-sulfoxide reductase catalytic subunit MsrP translates to MLIKKPSDIPSSEITPKSTYLDRRRFMTGLGVAGAALLAGPRLLELAEPVPVLAATKLPGLKTTIRTDEKQTPYKDITSYNNFYEYGVNKDDPAREAWRLKPSPWTVSVEGYVKKPRKYAVEDIMKMASLEERIYRHRCVEGWSMVIPWVGYSLSEFIKQVEPASKAKYVEFVTLNDPGQMPGVRSAVLDWPYVEGLRMDEAMHPLALLCFGLYGETLPNQNGAPIRVVLPWKYGFKSCKSIVKIRFVDYEPRTAWNKAAPHEYGFYSNVNPNVDHPRWSQKTERRIDGSGFFASIKKRDTQMFNGYSEVAGLYSGMDLRKYY
- a CDS encoding nucleotidyltransferase family protein; translated protein: MLALQTPPRGGTAVPTPIRICFIVTTSIDDPIRLDAIAECARGPAVPLSTAELAFAVRHGLAPQLYRNAPGLRPALEERFQQNLRRSLVLTSELLRLLDALPPALAFKGPALAQRLYGDFAGREYCDLDLVFRPADVLPAILALRRIGYSGLGLDPWQLRSHLRNGCEYPMSDDRVHVELHWQFAPRQFGALFDIDKLFARSCNIRISERDVPALSPEDDFLMLVVHGTKHAWARLAWVADLAALLRRSQLDWDYIRSEARRMRMMRMVRVALVLSGWMGAPLPDAMRHEIAHDPQALTVAGHMKDYIAQLNQPGLEDRAEHRLVAATLDSAADRLAYAARYAITPTIADWSFLRLPRGLRWLYPAVRLLRLATQKT
- a CDS encoding protein-methionine-sulfoxide reductase heme-binding subunit MsrQ; the encoded protein is MRRITILKTVLFLASLGPLVRLLWRGVHGTLGANPIEFITRSTGEWILVFLMATLAITPLRKLTGVSELVRFRRMLGLFAFFYGCLHLTTYVWLDQNFNFAGMVPDVYKRPFITAGFTGFVLMLPLALTSTRGWIARLGGKRWQALHRLIYLSALAGVIHFVWLVKRVTIRPQTYAAIFAMLMLSRLLLWLVPLLRARVAGPPSTASATAD
- a CDS encoding ABC transporter permease translates to MDLLATLRIALRALARNKMRSVLTMLGIIIGVSAVIAVVGIGQGGAQKAQEQLNAMGSNLLFVGSGTVTRGGIHMGMGNTKTLVYADVPAIMKECPAVKLAAPGVGTGAQVVFGNDNWGTQISGSTPEFFEIRNWTFAQGAPFSNEDVEMAANVAVIGDTVRKNLFGATNAVGQTIRIKNMPFKVVGTLEPKGISAAMGNDQDDVVVIPYTTHQKKLTGDTWLRFIMVSAVSKEGSYTAQQQITALLRDRHRIRPDQDDDFFVRNLADLAELRDQQNRVMTLLLFSIACVSLLVGGIGIMNIMLVSVTERTREIGIRMAIGATDADVQKQFLLESVMLSLIGGGAGIVIGIVSIEVIVGVFGWPVLISPFAIAVAVVFSMAVGIFFGFYPARKAATLDPIEALRYE
- a CDS encoding ABC transporter ATP-binding protein — its product is MTETPAAAARDIIRVEDVHKYYELGETRVHALRGVSVSIARGEFVAVMGASGSGKSTFMNLMGCLDKPSSGRYFLEGTDVSGLDKRELAVIRNQKIGFVFQGFNLLARTTALENTELPTIYARLDKAERARRALEALEMVGLGDRTAHFPSQMSGGQQQRVAIARALVNRPSIVLADEPTGNLDSRTSVEIMDIFQRLNDERGITIILVTHEHDISQFARRVLIFRDGKIRKDEPVVTRPRAADVLKTMPTLED